One part of the Borreliella afzelii genome encodes these proteins:
- the polA gene encoding DNA polymerase I — translation MRELYLIDALNIIFRNYHVMKNYPLLNTRGENVNAFIGFFKTLFFIIKEKNPKHLIITFDSEIPTFRKQKYPNYKATRDAPPDDLIPQIGWIKEGLLKAKIPIFEIEGYEADDLLASFAKKAAKNNYLTYIISPDKDLLQTMSEHIKILKIENNSFVEMDNEYVIKKFGINSFQIKDYLAIVGDRSDNIPGIKGIGPKGAANLLREFKTLKGIYSNLELISKKHQEILIKEKENAFLSYDLVSLEEDLKIPEIENFSLENFSKELISLFEKHSAISLIKTYKKDILKQEEENVAQKSLFTQEPIADNLDTLNTIDTENVKYHSITTKKELDNLIESLKKAKYISIDTETSSLDIYTARLIGISISFKEFEGYYIPIEAKGKIYIEKHYIIQKFNNLFESNPKIIGQNYKFDYKILKNNGFSPIPPYFDTMIAAYLIDTNSKVSLDFLAEKYLMHKNIKYEDVIQKNDNFANISLEMATSYSSEDADITFRLFNIFTKKLKEDGLDKLMHEVEMPFNNVIIEMEENGIYLDREYLKEYGKELGQELELIENEIIKSIGINFNLNSPKQMHEILFEKLNLKLPEKMKKDSTDIKVLESLIGQHESIENIIKHRQIAKLKSTYTDNLIELINHKTNRLHTSFIQTKTATGRITSINPNLQNIPIKDEKGRKIRKAFKPENGNIFISADYSQIELAILAHLSQDEALIKAFENNKDIHTETASKLFKIEEKEITPDLRRIAKSINFGIIYRMSDFRLAKELGITKEEAKGFINSYFDSYPKIKEFITNQINFVRNTGYSETILKRRRYIKEINSNNYLERSAAERIAINSIIQGSAADIMKIAMVRVFNEFKSKKMESKILLQVHDEMLIESPIKEKNEVEKILKIMMETAYTLNLPLRANIETGKSWGEIH, via the coding sequence ATGAGAGAACTTTACCTGATTGACGCACTAAACATAATATTTAGAAATTATCACGTAATGAAAAATTATCCACTTTTAAACACACGAGGAGAAAATGTAAACGCATTTATCGGCTTTTTTAAAACATTATTTTTCATAATTAAAGAAAAAAATCCTAAACATTTGATTATTACCTTTGACTCAGAAATACCAACTTTTAGAAAACAAAAATATCCAAACTATAAGGCAACAAGAGATGCACCTCCAGATGATTTAATCCCTCAAATCGGATGGATAAAAGAGGGGCTTTTAAAGGCAAAAATACCAATCTTTGAAATTGAGGGCTACGAAGCTGACGATCTTTTAGCTAGTTTCGCGAAAAAAGCTGCAAAGAACAACTATTTAACCTACATTATTTCTCCTGACAAAGACTTGTTGCAAACAATGTCAGAGCACATAAAGATACTTAAAATTGAAAACAACAGCTTTGTTGAAATGGACAACGAGTACGTAATAAAAAAATTTGGAATAAATAGCTTTCAAATAAAAGATTATTTAGCCATTGTTGGAGACAGATCTGATAATATACCTGGAATAAAAGGCATTGGACCAAAAGGAGCAGCAAATTTATTAAGAGAATTTAAAACCTTAAAAGGTATTTATTCAAATTTAGAACTAATAAGTAAAAAACATCAAGAAATTTTAATCAAAGAAAAAGAAAATGCTTTTTTAAGCTATGACCTTGTAAGTCTTGAGGAAGATTTAAAAATTCCAGAAATTGAAAACTTCTCCTTAGAAAATTTTAGCAAAGAGCTAATATCTTTATTTGAAAAGCATTCAGCAATTTCTCTAATAAAAACTTATAAAAAGGATATCTTAAAACAAGAAGAAGAAAATGTAGCCCAAAAAAGCCTATTCACGCAAGAACCTATAGCTGACAACTTAGATACCCTAAATACAATTGACACAGAAAATGTTAAATATCATTCAATAACGACCAAAAAAGAACTTGACAATTTAATAGAAAGCCTTAAAAAGGCTAAATACATATCAATAGACACAGAGACATCTTCGCTTGACATCTACACAGCAAGATTAATTGGAATTTCTATTTCATTCAAAGAATTTGAAGGATACTATATTCCAATCGAAGCCAAAGGAAAAATTTACATAGAAAAACATTATATAATACAAAAATTTAACAATCTATTTGAATCAAATCCAAAAATAATCGGTCAAAATTATAAATTTGACTATAAAATACTAAAAAATAATGGATTTAGCCCTATACCACCTTATTTTGATACAATGATTGCAGCATATCTTATTGACACAAACTCAAAAGTATCACTTGATTTTCTTGCAGAAAAATATTTAATGCATAAAAATATTAAATATGAAGATGTGATACAAAAAAATGATAACTTCGCAAATATATCTCTAGAAATGGCAACAAGTTATTCATCTGAAGATGCTGATATTACATTTAGATTATTCAATATATTTACAAAAAAATTAAAAGAAGACGGACTCGATAAGTTGATGCACGAAGTAGAAATGCCTTTTAACAATGTAATTATAGAAATGGAAGAAAATGGCATTTACCTTGATAGAGAATATTTAAAAGAATATGGAAAAGAACTTGGACAAGAATTAGAACTAATCGAAAACGAAATAATAAAAAGCATAGGAATTAATTTTAATCTAAATTCTCCAAAACAAATGCACGAAATTTTATTTGAAAAATTAAATCTAAAATTACCAGAGAAAATGAAAAAAGATTCAACTGATATAAAAGTGCTTGAATCTCTCATAGGACAGCATGAATCGATTGAAAACATAATAAAGCACAGACAAATTGCAAAATTGAAGAGTACTTACACAGATAATTTGATAGAACTAATAAACCATAAAACAAACAGACTACATACAAGCTTTATACAAACAAAAACAGCAACTGGTAGAATCACCAGTATAAATCCCAACTTACAAAACATACCAATAAAAGATGAGAAAGGTCGAAAAATAAGAAAAGCATTTAAACCGGAAAATGGAAATATTTTTATTTCTGCTGATTATTCTCAGATTGAGCTCGCTATACTTGCTCATTTATCACAAGATGAAGCCCTGATTAAAGCATTTGAAAACAATAAAGACATTCATACAGAAACTGCTTCTAAACTTTTCAAAATAGAGGAAAAAGAAATTACTCCAGACTTGAGAAGAATAGCAAAATCTATTAATTTCGGAATAATTTATAGAATGTCAGATTTTAGACTTGCAAAAGAACTGGGAATTACAAAAGAAGAAGCAAAGGGATTTATAAACTCATACTTTGACTCTTATCCAAAGATCAAAGAATTTATAACAAATCAAATAAACTTCGTAAGAAATACTGGATATAGCGAAACCATCTTAAAACGAAGAAGATATATAAAAGAAATTAATAGTAATAATTATCTAGAAAGATCTGCAGCCGAAAGAATAGCAATAAATAGCATAATTCAAGGGAGTGCCGCTGATATTATGAAAATTGCAATGGTCAGAGTATTTAATGAATTTAAAAGTAAAAAAATGGAATCAAAAATATTACTGCAGGTACACGATGAAATGCTCATTGAATCTCCTATTAAAGAGAAAAATGAAGTGGAAAAAATATTAAAAATTATGATGGAAACCGCTTACACATTAAATCTACCTTTAAGAGCAAATATTGAAACGGGCAAATCATGGGGAGAAATTCATTAA
- a CDS encoding KTSC domain-containing protein — protein sequence METLTISNELSKISQVGYDSSVSELSVFFKDGRAYKYFKIEPRHFSVISKLIEDKRSVGKYLTENIFNKYDQEKL from the coding sequence TTGGAAACTTTAACAATATCTAATGAATTGAGCAAAATATCACAGGTAGGTTATGATTCTTCTGTGTCTGAGCTTTCTGTATTTTTTAAGGATGGGAGAGCTTATAAGTATTTTAAAATCGAACCAAGACATTTTAGTGTAATATCTAAATTGATTGAGGACAAAAGATCGGTTGGTAAATATTTGACAGAAAATATATTTAACAAGTATGATCAAGAAAAGCTTTAA
- a CDS encoding SPOR domain-containing protein: protein MKDLNENNDNNKGFFVALTSIATVCIIIFLGTIIFFPNKNLTSDIAEKNIVLEETKDQNTLENVDQNEKSLKVSETPNEIIIDLTQDLNKEKKTTPQKIPNTSQKSKIIEKSQPTPQKIPNTSQKSKIIEKSQPTPQKIPNTSQKSKIIEKSQPVAQKDLNIDNIYDPNTEYYIQFVSLSDPINADNYIQKLLKYNIVAKIYSATVDNKDIYRVRSGPYKTKSEAKADFKKIAGISEFKETYILPVNK from the coding sequence ATGAAAGATTTGAATGAAAATAATGACAATAATAAAGGATTTTTTGTAGCATTAACCTCAATCGCAACAGTTTGCATCATAATATTTCTTGGGACAATCATTTTCTTTCCAAACAAAAATTTAACCTCAGATATTGCAGAGAAGAATATTGTTTTAGAAGAAACCAAAGATCAAAACACTTTAGAAAACGTTGACCAAAATGAAAAATCTTTAAAGGTATCTGAAACTCCAAATGAAATAATCATAGATTTAACACAAGATTTAAATAAAGAAAAAAAAACTACACCTCAAAAAATACCTAATACTTCTCAGAAGTCAAAAATTATTGAAAAATCTCAACCTACACCTCAAAAAATACCTAATACTTCTCAAAAATCAAAAATTATTGAAAAATCTCAACCTACACCTCAAAAAATACCTAATACTTCTCAAAAATCAAAAATTATTGAAAAATCTCAACCCGTAGCCCAAAAAGATTTAAACATTGATAACATATATGACCCTAATACAGAATATTACATACAATTTGTATCACTTTCAGACCCAATTAATGCAGATAACTATATTCAAAAATTACTCAAATATAATATAGTTGCCAAAATATATTCTGCAACAGTAGATAATAAAGATATTTACAGAGTGAGATCTGGACCTTATAAAACAAAATCAGAAGCAAAAGCGGACTTTAAAAAAATAGCAGGAATAAGCGAATTTAAAGAAACTTATATATTACCGGTTAACAAATAG
- the fliS gene encoding flagellar export chaperone FliS, producing MIAKENIYKQTQINTSNPLSILIMLYDKAIQDLKVAKELIQDGNWQNGIKANEKIFHAQEIITELMSTLNFEQGGNISTNLLSIYSFLNKELENVLLKKEIHKIDNVIKQLQILNLAWKKLGKKENNITHNKLGINIVS from the coding sequence TTGATAGCAAAAGAAAATATATATAAACAAACGCAAATAAACACATCAAACCCCCTATCAATATTAATAATGCTTTATGACAAAGCGATACAGGATTTAAAAGTTGCCAAAGAACTTATACAAGATGGAAATTGGCAAAATGGCATTAAAGCTAACGAAAAAATCTTTCATGCACAAGAAATCATTACTGAATTAATGTCAACTTTAAATTTTGAACAAGGTGGAAATATCTCTACAAACTTGCTCTCAATATACTCATTTCTAAATAAAGAGCTAGAAAATGTTCTTTTGAAAAAAGAAATACACAAAATTGACAATGTTATAAAACAATTGCAAATATTAAACCTTGCTTGGAAAAAGCTAGGGAAAAAAGAAAATAATATTACTCACAATAAATTAGGAATCAATATTGTCAGCTAA
- the coaE gene encoding dephospho-CoA kinase (Dephospho-CoA kinase (CoaE) performs the final step in coenzyme A biosynthesis.), which yields MGRNSLIIGITGKIASGKDTASKIISNKYGFYEINADKIGHLVLHEKKEEIVKIFGQKILNTKNEIDKLLIRNLVFNDNKELKKLESISHPIILNKIKKILIQNQSRKIIINAALLFKINLEKLCDYIIVIKTKTPIIKNRLAYSMPSIDSNIINKILKIQKDIFFKKNIINLKIINVINNKNYAYLEKEIEKKMQEIINYERFE from the coding sequence ATGGGGAGAAATTCATTAATTATTGGAATAACAGGAAAAATTGCATCTGGCAAAGATACTGCTTCTAAAATAATTAGCAATAAATATGGATTTTACGAAATAAATGCAGACAAAATTGGACATTTGGTTTTACATGAAAAAAAAGAAGAAATAGTTAAAATATTTGGTCAAAAGATATTAAATACTAAAAATGAAATAGACAAACTCTTAATAAGAAATCTTGTATTTAATGACAATAAAGAATTAAAAAAGCTTGAAAGCATATCACATCCAATCATACTCAACAAAATAAAAAAAATTCTAATTCAAAACCAATCTAGAAAAATAATAATCAATGCTGCCTTACTTTTTAAAATAAATTTAGAAAAACTTTGCGACTATATAATTGTGATTAAAACAAAGACTCCTATAATAAAGAATAGATTAGCATATTCTATGCCAAGCATTGATTCAAATATAATAAATAAAATACTCAAAATCCAAAAAGATATTTTTTTTAAAAAAAATATTATAAACTTAAAAATAATCAATGTAATTAATAATAAAAATTATGCATATCTAGAAAAAGAAATTGAAAAAAAAATGCAGGAGATAATCAACTATGAAAGATTTGAATGA
- a CDS encoding ribose-phosphate pyrophosphokinase, giving the protein MNLLKKKSIGIIACPGGRVFANKIIEELEKIFINVENDIVDSICRDSKVLKEEIFKLEKVLSPFLEGLSLSTLKCKEPLEIPVKFVKFANGEFKTEILKTIRNKDIFIVQDVANTYEVEINSNEKVIMTVNDHIMNLMTTIDACMQAKASSVSVIIPSYPYSRQDKKHSRECLTASLIGRFLEELGIRHILTLDIHSKAIENVFRKVYFENLNVSYEIFKSLRDLIDIRDSNLVIVSPDTGAVSRNKFFASTLKSPLALLYKERDYSRVSSDITDSNISVTKLLGDVEGKNVFMSDDMLATGGTLIKAMKLLKSMGAKKIICGISLPFFNGDAIKYFDKAYEEGYFYKIIGTNAVCHNDELINKPWYYEANVAHLFANAIFAIYNKVGLQKILDRRDDIQKLITKG; this is encoded by the coding sequence GTGAATTTGCTTAAAAAAAAATCAATAGGAATTATTGCTTGTCCTGGGGGTAGGGTTTTCGCTAATAAAATAATAGAGGAGCTTGAAAAAATATTTATAAATGTTGAAAATGACATTGTAGATAGTATATGCCGAGATTCTAAAGTCTTAAAAGAAGAAATTTTTAAGCTTGAAAAGGTTTTATCTCCGTTTTTAGAAGGTCTTAGTTTGTCTACTCTTAAATGCAAAGAGCCTTTAGAAATCCCTGTAAAATTTGTTAAATTTGCCAATGGTGAATTTAAAACTGAAATTTTAAAAACAATTAGGAATAAGGATATTTTTATTGTTCAAGATGTTGCTAATACTTATGAAGTTGAGATCAATAGTAATGAAAAAGTGATTATGACAGTTAATGATCATATAATGAATTTAATGACAACAATAGATGCTTGTATGCAGGCTAAAGCCAGTTCTGTTAGCGTTATTATTCCATCTTATCCTTATTCAAGGCAAGATAAAAAACATTCAAGAGAATGTTTAACGGCAAGTCTTATTGGAAGATTTTTAGAAGAGTTGGGTATTAGGCATATTTTAACCTTAGATATTCACTCAAAAGCCATTGAAAATGTATTTAGGAAAGTTTATTTTGAAAATTTAAATGTTTCTTATGAAATCTTTAAATCCCTTAGAGATTTGATCGATATTAGAGATTCTAATTTAGTTATTGTTTCGCCTGATACAGGAGCTGTAAGTAGAAATAAATTTTTTGCATCAACTCTTAAGAGCCCTCTTGCTTTGCTTTATAAGGAGAGAGATTATTCAAGAGTTTCAAGTGATATTACTGATTCAAATATTTCTGTAACCAAACTTTTAGGAGATGTTGAGGGTAAGAATGTTTTTATGAGTGATGATATGTTGGCTACTGGGGGTACTCTGATTAAGGCAATGAAATTGCTTAAAAGTATGGGCGCTAAAAAGATTATATGTGGGATTAGTTTGCCGTTTTTCAATGGAGATGCTATTAAATATTTTGACAAAGCTTATGAGGAAGGGTATTTTTACAAAATAATTGGAACGAATGCTGTTTGTCATAATGATGAATTAATAAATAAGCCTTGGTATTATGAAGCCAATGTTGCGCATCTTTTTGCAAATGCAATATTTGCAATTTATAATAAGGTTGGTTTACAAAAAATTCTTGATAGAAGGGATGATATTCAAAAATTGATTACTAAAGGTTAG
- a CDS encoding FGGY-family carbohydrate kinase, with protein MNALSIDIGTSVLKAALVSSENGVLSYIDVSYSDYFDVDFENFDFNIWLFSFKKAISNFQHNKIDCISVSGISPCLIALNSNLIPLEVLHWNSLKIKPDFRGKSVFLPYVLSTVERGTYSKISYFVSCFEYFIYLLTGKLFTSFPSVEYIPFIWDDIEIKKYGLDKNKFPSFIKMGENIGVVTDKAGVEFGLSSGISVINAGSDYLSVLVGSGAFQEGIVSNRMGTSEGFNFVSSTYLPGFSLEYPYFLEGYFIIGRIVPFGYLIQLLKDSFYKKSLTFESLLKKIVKSATLNNIYFYPSKIRLFNDLFIVDPYLCKDLSKGIFGSAKNPLEIGLAILEFVCFAFYNRLVELKACKKEILSIFVSGSNSDNLLLNQIKANILGKDLKIFDFKHSEIIGGAIQAFYSLREFGSLNDSFLKLAKIKHVVSPIIEIHEEYLEKYQKYINNYSLFVNR; from the coding sequence GTGAATGCTCTTAGTATTGATATTGGCACTAGTGTTTTAAAGGCAGCGTTAGTTAGTTCTGAAAATGGAGTTTTAAGTTATATTGATGTTAGTTATTCGGATTATTTTGATGTCGATTTTGAAAATTTTGATTTCAATATATGGCTTTTTTCTTTTAAAAAAGCCATATCCAATTTTCAACATAACAAAATAGATTGCATTTCTGTTAGTGGTATTTCGCCATGTTTAATTGCTTTAAATTCAAATTTAATTCCTTTAGAAGTATTACATTGGAATTCTCTTAAAATTAAGCCCGATTTTAGGGGAAAGTCTGTATTTTTGCCCTATGTACTTAGTACGGTTGAAAGAGGAACATATTCTAAAATAAGCTATTTTGTTTCTTGTTTTGAGTATTTTATTTATTTGCTTACAGGAAAGCTTTTTACAAGCTTTCCAAGTGTAGAGTATATTCCTTTTATTTGGGATGATATAGAGATAAAAAAATATGGACTTGATAAGAACAAATTTCCCTCGTTCATAAAAATGGGGGAAAATATTGGTGTTGTAACTGATAAAGCAGGCGTTGAATTTGGACTAAGTAGTGGAATTAGTGTAATTAATGCAGGGTCAGATTATTTGAGTGTTTTGGTGGGAAGCGGTGCTTTTCAAGAGGGAATTGTATCAAATAGAATGGGTACAAGTGAAGGGTTTAATTTTGTTTCAAGTACATATTTACCCGGATTTTCTTTGGAATATCCTTATTTTTTAGAAGGATATTTTATTATTGGAAGAATTGTTCCTTTTGGATATTTGATTCAATTATTAAAAGATAGTTTTTATAAAAAAAGTTTGACTTTTGAGTCGCTCTTAAAAAAGATTGTTAAAAGTGCCACTTTAAATAATATATACTTTTATCCAAGCAAAATTAGACTTTTTAATGATTTATTTATTGTAGATCCTTATCTTTGTAAAGATTTAAGCAAAGGAATTTTTGGTAGTGCTAAAAATCCATTAGAGATTGGTTTGGCAATACTTGAGTTTGTGTGTTTTGCTTTTTACAACAGATTGGTTGAGTTGAAAGCCTGTAAAAAAGAAATTTTAAGTATTTTTGTTAGTGGATCTAATTCTGATAATTTGCTTTTAAATCAAATAAAAGCAAATATTCTTGGCAAAGATTTAAAGATTTTTGATTTTAAGCATTCAGAAATTATTGGGGGGGCAATTCAAGCATTCTATTCTTTAAGAGAATTTGGCAGTTTAAATGATTCTTTTTTAAAACTTGCGAAGATTAAGCATGTTGTTTCGCCTATTATCGAGATTCATGAAGAGTATTTAGAAAAATATCAAAAATATATTAATAACTATAGTCTATTTGTTAACCGGTAA
- a CDS encoding tetratricopeptide repeat protein: MYKLLFIVVFILSCSSIFREYQNISDEYYKLAKLNEELGNNETSVLLYEKSIKFNINAGDDSSYNFILACINLKKYEEAELKLNSIIKEDPENILLINLKGYLLFKKNDLDNALIYYLKTLEFAPANKEALFNIFYIYHLKSDKKNAKKYILRYKELNHPVPSGAEEIISSVVKG; the protein is encoded by the coding sequence ATGTATAAATTGTTATTTATTGTTGTTTTTATTTTGTCTTGTAGTTCTATTTTTAGGGAATATCAAAACATATCAGATGAATATTATAAGCTTGCTAAATTAAATGAAGAGCTTGGTAATAATGAGACTTCTGTTTTGCTTTATGAAAAATCTATTAAATTCAATATTAATGCTGGTGATGATTCGAGTTATAATTTTATTTTGGCTTGCATTAATTTGAAAAAATACGAAGAGGCTGAGTTGAAACTTAATTCCATCATAAAAGAAGATCCAGAAAATATTTTGTTAATTAATTTGAAGGGATATTTGCTTTTTAAGAAAAATGATTTAGATAATGCTTTGATTTATTATTTGAAAACTTTAGAATTTGCGCCTGCAAATAAAGAGGCTTTATTTAATATTTTTTACATTTATCATTTGAAAAGCGACAAAAAAAATGCAAAAAAATATATTTTAAGATATAAAGAGCTAAATCATCCTGTACCAAGTGGTGCGGAAGAAATAATTTCTTCTGTTGTTAAGGGTTAA
- a CDS encoding response regulator, translated as MKEGKKALIADDSLFMRKNLIKILQQLGFKEFLEAEDGIQAVKEFEKQNNIDLITLDITMMGMDGITALERMYEVNKKLLKKVNILMVTAIGKQELIQKALSLGARGYITKPFKKDQIIEQIKLLD; from the coding sequence TTGAAAGAAGGCAAAAAAGCTTTAATAGCTGATGACTCGCTTTTTATGAGAAAAAACCTAATAAAAATCTTACAGCAATTGGGATTTAAAGAATTTTTAGAAGCCGAAGATGGGATTCAGGCTGTTAAAGAATTTGAAAAACAAAATAATATTGATTTAATAACACTCGATATAACAATGATGGGAATGGATGGAATTACAGCTCTTGAGAGAATGTATGAAGTTAATAAAAAATTGCTTAAAAAAGTTAATATATTAATGGTTACAGCTATTGGAAAACAAGAGTTAATACAAAAAGCTTTATCTCTTGGAGCTAGAGGATATATTACAAAACCTTTTAAAAAAGACCAAATAATAGAACAAATTAAACTTTTGGATTAG